The following are from one region of the Erwinia billingiae Eb661 genome:
- a CDS encoding sugar phosphate isomerase/epimerase family protein, whose protein sequence is MRLGIDGLKLPEVKKRGPLASLDHVVELGLDGVFFSTLLDMSPTLDAGELRAIRDKADSLGLYLESGLGKINPYCSAESPELRDIGNGDIIAGLTRMIEAGAAIGCQELWVSPGNFKPAYPGRLAVDRFRTDVSWDDQLLAMEKVLRKLAPAARANGVHMNIETHDEITSFEILRLIEAVGEDCVGVVLDTANMLQRAEHPVWAARRLAPWVRQTHIKDAYIGRAPGGLDFQPRPCGTGIVDFSAILALLAQANPQVNLSLEIAQSSDDKPRKANPRQCIQINDPLWRAGHPDLTPEELDAYMAMLDAYELRVQAGEVADWEGYESANYGYPTYQHQPYGYRQAVSAIRSSADHIRSLCAEQGIILN, encoded by the coding sequence ATGAGATTAGGCATTGATGGTTTAAAGCTACCGGAAGTTAAAAAACGCGGCCCGCTGGCGAGTCTCGACCACGTTGTCGAGCTGGGCCTGGACGGCGTTTTCTTCAGCACCCTGCTGGATATGAGTCCCACGCTGGATGCCGGCGAGCTGCGGGCGATCCGCGACAAGGCCGACAGCCTCGGCCTGTATCTCGAAAGTGGCCTCGGCAAAATCAATCCTTATTGCAGCGCCGAGTCCCCGGAGCTGCGCGATATCGGTAACGGTGACATCATCGCTGGCCTAACCCGGATGATTGAGGCCGGTGCGGCCATTGGCTGCCAAGAGCTGTGGGTGTCGCCGGGCAACTTCAAACCGGCTTACCCTGGCCGACTGGCGGTCGATCGTTTTCGCACCGACGTAAGCTGGGACGATCAGCTGCTGGCGATGGAAAAGGTGCTGCGCAAGCTGGCGCCGGCGGCTCGCGCCAACGGCGTGCATATGAATATCGAAACCCATGACGAGATCACCTCGTTTGAGATCCTGCGCTTAATTGAGGCGGTGGGTGAGGATTGCGTCGGCGTGGTGCTGGATACCGCCAACATGCTGCAGCGTGCGGAACATCCGGTCTGGGCCGCGCGCCGACTGGCGCCGTGGGTAAGACAGACGCATATTAAAGATGCCTATATTGGCCGGGCACCCGGCGGCCTGGACTTCCAGCCGCGTCCGTGCGGTACCGGCATCGTCGACTTTTCCGCCATTCTGGCGCTGCTGGCGCAGGCTAACCCGCAGGTTAACCTGTCGCTGGAAATTGCGCAGTCATCGGATGATAAGCCGCGCAAGGCCAATCCGCGCCAGTGCATCCAGATTAACGATCCGCTGTGGCGCGCCGGCCATCCTGATTTAACGCCGGAAGAGCTGGACGCCTATATGGCGATGCTGGACGCTTACGAGCTGCGCGTGCAGGCCGGCGAAGTGGCCGACTGGGAAGGCTATGAGTCGGCCAACTACGGTTATCCCACCTATCAGCATCAGCCTTACGGTTACCGCCAGGCCGTCAGCGCGATCCGCAGCTCTGCCGACCATATCCGGTCTCTCTGTGCGGAACAGGGCATCATCTTAAATTGA
- a CDS encoding GntR family transcriptional regulator has protein sequence MKTTRSRGAAATGKEAATGDVTDDVSERIRITLASAIGEGALKPGSKILEEAIAEHFGVSRTVVRGALGVLESDHLLERKRNRGTFVAEPGIQEAQSLFEARRKLEGILLELVTQRATRDQLDYLEKLTDEEEHIHQHGDEKSKTVLSGKFHLVLAEMAGNSVLTEMLSKIVARLSLVMALYEEKHTDDCGADHHRMIVKALKAKDLAKAQQLMDHHLADIEGRVHLTEGQGDRHSFISVLENFS, from the coding sequence ATGAAAACTACGCGCAGCCGGGGGGCAGCGGCAACCGGAAAAGAGGCCGCGACGGGCGACGTGACTGATGATGTGTCCGAGCGCATTCGCATTACGCTGGCCAGCGCCATCGGCGAGGGCGCGCTGAAACCGGGCAGCAAGATCCTGGAAGAAGCGATTGCCGAGCATTTCGGCGTCAGCCGCACCGTGGTGCGCGGCGCGCTGGGTGTTCTGGAAAGCGATCACCTGCTGGAAAGAAAGCGCAATCGCGGGACCTTTGTTGCCGAGCCTGGGATCCAGGAAGCGCAAAGCCTGTTTGAAGCGCGCCGCAAGCTGGAAGGCATTTTACTGGAGCTGGTGACGCAGCGGGCTACCAGGGACCAGCTGGACTATCTGGAAAAGCTCACCGATGAGGAAGAGCATATCCATCAACATGGCGATGAAAAATCCAAAACCGTGCTGTCCGGGAAATTCCATCTGGTACTGGCGGAAATGGCCGGCAATTCGGTGTTAACCGAAATGCTGTCTAAAATCGTGGCGCGGCTGTCGCTGGTGATGGCGCTGTATGAAGAGAAGCACACCGACGACTGCGGTGCCGATCATCACCGGATGATTGTCAAAGCGCTGAAAGCGAAAGATCTGGCCAAGGCTCAGCAGCTGATGGACCATCATCTTGCCGATATTGAAGGCCGGGTCCACCTGACCGAAGGGCAGGGCGATCGGCACTCCTTTATCTCGGTGCTGGAGAATTTCTCCTGA
- a CDS encoding GNAT family N-acetyltransferase yields MEQLRIARYAPGDERGLIPMILHIQREEFGIDISAEDQPDLMQIPSFYQCGSGDFWVARMADAVIGTIGLKDIGNNMAALRKMFVAAAWRGRELGIARQMLALLIETAKQRGIKTIYLGTTDRFLAAHAFYEKHGFSLVSQHDLPSTFPLMAVDTRFYALHL; encoded by the coding sequence ATGGAACAATTGCGTATTGCGCGCTATGCGCCGGGTGATGAGCGCGGGTTAATCCCAATGATTTTGCATATCCAACGTGAGGAGTTCGGCATCGACATCTCGGCTGAGGATCAACCCGATTTGATGCAAATCCCGTCATTTTACCAGTGTGGCAGCGGTGACTTCTGGGTAGCACGGATGGCGGACGCGGTGATTGGCACCATTGGTCTGAAAGACATCGGTAACAATATGGCGGCCTTACGCAAGATGTTCGTGGCCGCCGCCTGGCGAGGACGTGAACTGGGGATTGCCCGCCAGATGCTGGCGCTGCTGATTGAAACCGCTAAACAGCGCGGGATCAAAACGATTTATCTCGGTACCACCGACAGGTTTCTGGCGGCGCATGCCTTTTATGAAAAGCACGGTTTCAGCCTGGTCAGCCAGCATGATTTGCCCTCAACATTCCCTTTAATGGCGGTCGATACGCGGTTTTATGCCCTGCACCTGTGA
- a CDS encoding DMT family transporter, producing the protein MLSSGQRLGGTAGVLIAAILWGTTGTAATYAPGLSPLAVGAVAMGIGGLLQALIAATTIIRQRRLIARHWPFLLTGALAVAVYPLAFYTSMRYAGVTVGTVISIGSAPLLSALIETRLDGLRLTKQWAIGALVGVAGMALLCMAESGGHGAGNGYAMAGIALGLLAGFTYALYSWSARRLMQCGVLPRAAMGATFGAGGLLLMPVLLLTGAPLLAAWNNAAVGIYMALVPMFIGYVCYGYGLARIPASMATTITLLEPVVAALLAVVLVGERLPTYGWAGVALIVASLAVITLPLSMLRFPAGRRRSERV; encoded by the coding sequence ATGCTGTCATCCGGACAACGACTGGGCGGCACGGCGGGCGTGCTGATTGCGGCGATCCTGTGGGGCACCACCGGCACCGCCGCCACCTATGCGCCCGGACTGAGCCCGCTGGCGGTGGGCGCGGTGGCAATGGGGATTGGCGGACTGTTGCAGGCGCTGATTGCCGCGACCACGATTATTCGTCAGCGCCGCCTGATTGCCCGACACTGGCCTTTTCTGTTGACCGGTGCCCTCGCGGTCGCGGTCTATCCCCTCGCCTTCTATACCTCAATGCGCTATGCCGGGGTGACGGTCGGCACGGTGATCTCCATCGGCTCTGCGCCCCTGCTCTCCGCGCTGATTGAAACCCGTCTTGACGGACTGCGCCTGACAAAACAGTGGGCGATCGGCGCCTTGGTTGGCGTGGCCGGCATGGCCTTGCTGTGCATGGCGGAAAGCGGCGGGCACGGTGCCGGCAACGGCTACGCCATGGCGGGCATCGCCCTGGGACTGCTGGCCGGCTTTACCTATGCCCTGTATTCGTGGTCAGCGCGGCGGTTAATGCAGTGCGGCGTGCTGCCCCGCGCGGCGATGGGTGCCACATTTGGTGCCGGGGGGCTGCTGCTGATGCCGGTATTGCTGCTGACCGGCGCGCCGCTGCTGGCCGCCTGGAATAATGCTGCGGTTGGGATATATATGGCGCTGGTGCCGATGTTTATTGGCTACGTCTGTTATGGCTACGGGCTGGCGCGCATTCCTGCCAGCATGGCCACTACCATCACCCTGCTGGAACCGGTGGTTGCCGCGCTGCTGGCGGTGGTGCTGGTCGGGGAAAGGCTGCCGACCTATGGTTGGGCTGGCGTGGCGCTGATCGTTGCCAGCCTGGCGGTGATCACCCTGCCGTTAAGCATGCTACGCTTCCCTGCGGGCAGACGCCGATCGGAAAGGGTCTGA
- a CDS encoding TetR/AcrR family transcriptional regulator — translation MAGLPVGSESAYEKLLNAARVLFYNHGVNGTGIDAIIKRAGVAKKSLYNNFASKDELVATYLRVRHDEWLSLYKNRVASAITPRDRVLAVFAAYEDHAEFAYENGFRGCGLLNAAAELPAGSPGRQAVREHKEEVEAILTAHLSDLLAGDAGAAGEMARHFAFLLEGSISRAGLEGRSDCVTQAAAMAGKMMEAC, via the coding sequence ATGGCTGGCCTGCCTGTGGGTTCTGAATCCGCCTATGAAAAGCTGCTCAACGCGGCACGCGTCCTGTTTTATAACCATGGCGTCAACGGCACCGGCATTGATGCCATCATCAAGCGGGCTGGGGTGGCCAAAAAAAGCCTGTACAACAACTTCGCCTCTAAAGATGAGCTGGTGGCCACCTACCTCCGGGTGCGTCATGACGAGTGGCTTTCGCTGTACAAAAACCGGGTGGCCAGCGCCATCACCCCGCGCGATCGGGTGCTGGCGGTGTTTGCTGCCTATGAGGATCACGCCGAATTTGCCTATGAAAATGGCTTTCGCGGCTGCGGGCTGCTGAACGCGGCGGCCGAGCTGCCGGCCGGATCGCCGGGACGTCAGGCGGTGCGTGAACACAAGGAAGAGGTCGAGGCCATTCTGACCGCGCATCTGAGCGATTTACTCGCCGGAGACGCCGGTGCTGCCGGTGAAATGGCCCGACATTTTGCCTTTCTGCTGGAAGGCAGCATCTCACGCGCCGGGCTGGAAGGCCGCAGCGACTGTGTTACCCAGGCCGCCGCCATGGCGGGCAAAATGATGGAGGCCTGTTAA
- a CDS encoding efflux RND transporter permease subunit: MNTKFNLSRWALSHQQLMVFFMLLIMAAGIMSFEQLPRNEDPAFTIKTAVIGAQWPGATVTDMVNLVTDPLEQTLQEIPHLDYVESETRAGQTTLFVNLRDDTPPNAVADIWYQVRKKVQDLTPSLPDGVSTPAVNDEFDDTWGTIYGFTAEGFSPQELRDRVETVRRSLASLTDVGKIRLIGVQEQQITVAFSLHKLAGMGITADRVADALKQQNAVVSAGTLRTPSENIALRVSGAFTSEQSLRQVTLNIAGRYIPLADIASVTRDIADPPAPAFRVNGEPAIGLAISMAAGGNMPAFGKALNQRMAAIQQQLPHGIEVVRVADQSQVVVQAIGSFVRVLLEAIAIVLAVSFLSLGMRAGLVVAAAIPLVLALTFIGMQLAGIGLQRISLGALIVALGLMVDDAMIAVETMVTRLEAGDSRWRAATVAFETTAFPMLTGTLVMISGFIPVGFAASAAGEYCYSLFAVVLISLLCSWGVAILFSPLIGSWMLAESLHGHVRKEGKLIGWYREILQRVLRHRLLTIGIALCLLALSAWGTTFMQGEFFPASDRPELLVSLNLPANASQAETARRTRDLEARLKGNDNVDRFSSYIGGGAIRFYLPMDVLNDNENTAQLVVVAKDLAARDRLRSQLQAMLSQHFSDITTRVSPLELGPPVGWPVKYRVTGPDNDTVGIFARQLAEVVGKNALTRDVNLTSGEPERVTNLLVNQTAARAAGLSSESLADGLNTYWSGKQVTTLREGNRQLGVVLRGSDSDRQDLAALSGMLFTNSRGEKIPLAQVATPQWLVDDPVIWRHQRLPFITVQTDVAPGVRAEALSDSLAPAIDRFRTSLPSGYSIEELGTVAESNKGNGSIFAVLPVTLGIMLVLLMVQLQRFSRLFLALLMAPFGLIGIVMAMLPSGTPMGFVALLGVIALTGMIIRNAVILISEVDNNTRAGMAHDAAIIAAALNRSRPIMLTACAAILGMIPISHQVFWGPMAWAITGGLLVATVVTLTVLPASMSLVMQTEVD, encoded by the coding sequence ATGAATACCAAATTCAATCTTTCACGCTGGGCGCTGAGCCACCAGCAGCTGATGGTGTTTTTTATGCTGTTAATCATGGCTGCGGGCATTATGAGCTTTGAGCAGCTGCCGAGAAACGAAGATCCTGCTTTCACCATCAAAACGGCGGTGATCGGTGCGCAGTGGCCTGGGGCGACGGTCACGGACATGGTCAATCTGGTGACCGATCCGCTGGAACAAACGCTGCAGGAGATCCCGCATCTGGACTATGTCGAAAGCGAAACGCGCGCCGGTCAAACCACCCTGTTCGTCAACCTGCGCGATGACACGCCGCCCAATGCGGTGGCGGATATCTGGTATCAGGTCAGAAAGAAGGTGCAGGACCTGACGCCTTCCCTGCCTGATGGCGTCAGTACCCCGGCGGTCAACGATGAGTTCGATGACACCTGGGGCACTATTTACGGCTTTACCGCCGAGGGGTTTAGCCCGCAGGAGTTGCGCGACCGGGTTGAAACGGTTCGCCGCAGCCTGGCCAGCCTGACGGACGTGGGCAAAATCCGGCTGATCGGCGTTCAGGAACAACAGATCACCGTGGCCTTCTCGTTGCATAAGCTGGCGGGAATGGGGATCACTGCCGATCGGGTGGCGGACGCGCTGAAACAGCAGAATGCCGTGGTTTCAGCGGGCACCTTAAGGACGCCCAGTGAAAATATCGCGCTGAGGGTCAGCGGAGCTTTTACCTCAGAACAGAGTCTGCGCCAGGTGACCTTGAATATCGCCGGTCGCTATATCCCGCTGGCGGATATTGCCAGCGTCACCCGTGATATCGCTGACCCGCCTGCGCCGGCATTTCGCGTAAACGGTGAGCCGGCGATAGGGCTGGCCATTTCCATGGCCGCTGGCGGCAATATGCCGGCATTCGGCAAGGCGCTGAATCAGCGGATGGCGGCGATCCAGCAGCAGCTGCCGCACGGCATTGAGGTGGTGCGGGTTGCCGATCAAAGCCAGGTGGTGGTTCAGGCAATTGGCAGCTTTGTCCGGGTGCTGCTGGAAGCGATCGCCATTGTGCTGGCGGTGTCTTTTCTCTCGTTGGGAATGCGGGCCGGCCTGGTGGTGGCGGCCGCCATCCCGCTGGTGCTGGCCCTGACCTTTATCGGTATGCAGCTGGCGGGGATCGGGCTGCAGCGCATTTCACTGGGTGCGCTGATCGTTGCCCTCGGCCTGATGGTCGATGACGCGATGATCGCCGTGGAAACCATGGTCACCCGTCTGGAAGCGGGCGACAGCCGCTGGCGGGCGGCGACGGTGGCGTTTGAAACCACGGCGTTTCCGATGCTGACCGGCACGCTGGTGATGATCAGCGGCTTTATCCCGGTCGGTTTTGCCGCCTCTGCCGCCGGGGAATACTGTTATTCCCTGTTCGCGGTGGTGCTGATTTCGCTGCTGTGCTCCTGGGGCGTGGCGATACTGTTTTCGCCCCTGATCGGCAGCTGGATGTTGGCCGAATCCCTGCACGGGCACGTCAGAAAAGAAGGCAAACTCATCGGCTGGTATCGCGAAATTCTCCAGCGCGTGTTGCGCCACCGCCTGCTGACCATTGGCATCGCGCTGTGCCTGCTGGCCCTGTCGGCGTGGGGAACCACCTTTATGCAGGGCGAATTCTTCCCGGCCTCCGATCGTCCCGAGCTGCTGGTCAGCCTGAACCTGCCCGCCAATGCCTCTCAGGCGGAGACCGCCCGCAGAACCCGCGATCTGGAAGCCCGGCTGAAGGGCAATGATAACGTCGATCGTTTCAGCAGCTATATCGGCGGCGGCGCGATCCGCTTCTATCTGCCGATGGACGTACTTAACGACAATGAAAATACCGCGCAGCTGGTGGTGGTGGCGAAAGACCTCGCCGCCCGCGATCGCCTGCGCAGCCAGCTACAGGCGATGCTGAGTCAGCACTTCAGCGATATCACCACCCGCGTGTCGCCGCTGGAGCTGGGGCCGCCGGTGGGCTGGCCGGTTAAATACCGGGTGACGGGACCGGATAACGACACCGTAGGCATCTTTGCCCGTCAGCTGGCGGAAGTGGTCGGCAAAAATGCCCTGACCCGCGATGTGAATCTGACCTCAGGTGAGCCCGAGCGGGTCACCAACCTGCTGGTTAACCAGACTGCGGCGCGGGCGGCGGGCCTGTCTTCGGAAAGTCTCGCCGACGGGCTGAACACTTACTGGTCAGGTAAGCAGGTCACCACCTTGCGTGAGGGTAACCGTCAGCTTGGCGTGGTGCTCCGCGGCAGCGACAGCGATCGGCAGGACCTGGCGGCGCTTTCCGGGATGCTGTTTACCAACAGTCGGGGAGAGAAGATCCCGCTGGCCCAGGTGGCAACGCCACAATGGCTGGTTGACGATCCGGTTATCTGGCGACACCAGCGGCTGCCGTTTATTACCGTGCAGACCGATGTGGCACCCGGCGTCCGGGCTGAAGCCCTGTCGGACAGCCTCGCACCGGCCATTGACCGATTCCGCACCTCGTTGCCCTCGGGCTATAGCATCGAAGAGCTGGGCACGGTGGCCGAATCAAACAAAGGCAACGGCTCGATCTTTGCCGTGCTGCCGGTGACGCTGGGCATCATGCTGGTGCTGCTGATGGTGCAGCTGCAGCGCTTTTCACGGCTTTTCCTGGCGCTGCTGATGGCACCCTTTGGCCTGATTGGCATCGTGATGGCGATGCTGCCGTCGGGCACGCCGATGGGGTTTGTCGCCCTGCTGGGGGTGATCGCGCTGACCGGGATGATCATCCGCAATGCGGTGATCCTGATCAGCGAGGTGGATAACAATACCCGCGCCGGCATGGCGCATGATGCCGCGATCATTGCGGCGGCGCTGAACCGTTCACGTCCGATTATGCTCACCGCCTGCGCGGCGATCCTCGGGATGATCCCGATCTCCCATCAGGTTTTTTGGGGTCCGATGGCCTGGGCAATCACCGGCGGACTGTTAGTGGCGACGGTGGTGACGCTGACCGTGCTGCCGGCTTCGATGAGCCTGGTGATGCAGACTGAGGTTGATTAA
- a CDS encoding efflux RND transporter periplasmic adaptor subunit — protein sequence MTTLIIPFVRQTLHALAVSLKNTLLVILPVTCSLSGCGEKSPLPVAPPRPVRFILAPAPESGVSLSQTGEIRAHDQITLGFRLDGRITARAVDVGDRVHAGQSLATIESESSHNQLLSAQADVESAAAAEHLAALSLKRMTLLMPQGAIARVQLDTAKSDWQSAAARLKSSQAALSNARETLSWTTLNAPEDGIITGVSASAGQVVSEGQTVVTLATSGSRDAVFDVADPHLFSANASTPLLITLLANPAVQVSGSLRDVSPQADAQTRTWRIRVTLNNPPDAIALGASVLGQITLPGQSAIRLPAPALTRSQHAAALFVVDRHTQTVHLRPVVVDRFTVDAVWVKSGIAPGEAVVTAGVSHLRDGEKVSAGEPNP from the coding sequence ATGACCACGTTGATTATCCCTTTCGTCAGACAAACACTGCATGCCCTGGCCGTGAGCCTAAAAAATACCCTGCTGGTTATCCTGCCGGTGACCTGTTCACTGAGCGGCTGCGGCGAAAAATCCCCGCTGCCGGTCGCGCCTCCGCGCCCCGTTCGCTTCATCCTGGCCCCCGCTCCCGAGTCGGGTGTGTCACTGAGCCAGACCGGCGAAATACGTGCCCACGATCAAATCACGCTGGGCTTTCGCCTTGATGGCAGGATCACCGCCAGAGCGGTTGACGTTGGCGACCGGGTGCACGCCGGACAGTCGCTGGCGACCATCGAAAGTGAGAGCAGCCATAATCAGCTGCTCAGCGCCCAGGCAGACGTTGAAAGTGCCGCAGCTGCCGAACATCTGGCCGCCCTCAGCCTGAAGCGAATGACGCTGCTGATGCCGCAGGGCGCGATTGCCCGCGTCCAGCTGGATACCGCGAAATCAGACTGGCAGTCCGCCGCCGCCCGACTGAAAAGCAGTCAGGCAGCCCTCAGCAATGCCAGAGAAACCCTGTCCTGGACCACGCTGAACGCGCCGGAAGACGGCATTATCACCGGCGTCAGCGCCTCTGCCGGACAGGTGGTCAGCGAAGGCCAGACCGTGGTGACGCTCGCCACCTCAGGCAGCCGCGATGCCGTCTTTGATGTCGCCGACCCTCACCTGTTCAGCGCAAACGCCAGCACACCGTTGCTGATCACCCTGCTTGCCAATCCGGCGGTTCAGGTCAGCGGATCGCTGCGTGACGTCAGCCCGCAGGCCGATGCGCAAACCCGCACCTGGCGCATCCGCGTCACCCTGAACAATCCGCCGGACGCGATAGCGTTGGGAGCCAGCGTACTCGGCCAGATAACCCTGCCGGGACAGTCTGCCATCCGCCTTCCGGCCCCGGCGCTGACCCGTTCTCAACACGCCGCCGCGCTATTTGTGGTCGATCGCCACACCCAGACCGTGCACCTGCGTCCGGTGGTGGTCGACCGCTTCACCGTGGACGCGGTATGGGTGAAATCCGGCATCGCACCCGGTGAGGCGGTAGTGACCGCCGGCGTCAGTCATCTGCGCGATGGCGAGAAAGTCAGTGCTGGGGAGCCGAATCCATGA